One window of Populus nigra chromosome 5, ddPopNigr1.1, whole genome shotgun sequence genomic DNA carries:
- the LOC133695391 gene encoding protein S-acyltransferase 8-like → MAKRVFEVWKGSNKFILAGRLIFGPDARSLIVTLLLIIVPVIIFCVFVVRHLRHEFSPDNAGYAILVVAIIFTIYVLVLLFLTSARDPGIIPRNSHPPEEEFRYDSSVSAEVGGRQTPSLQFPRTKEFMVNGIPVRVKYCDTCMLYRPPRCSHCSICNNCVDRFDHHCPWVGQCIGLRNYRYFFMFVSSSTLLCIYVFSISALYIKVLMDDYHSTVWKAMKESPASVILMAYSFISLWFVGGLTGFHLYLIGTNQTTYENFRYRADSRINVYNRGCFDNFLEVFCTKVKPSRNNFRAFVEEEVQQRPTLPSTQETDVEDSVGDPRSKVEDDLDIGEDILKISQRRNVEEIDEDICSRGSNAPPHNTSEVDLALSSDHRAPTIRSDTRHSSWGRRSGSWEIAPEILANSTVTESRAFTTPKEPYQ, encoded by the exons ATGGCAAAGCGCGTGTTCGAAGTATGGAAAGGAAGTAAT AAGTTCATCCTTGCTGGGAGATTGATATTTGGACCTGATGCTAGATCACTGATTGTCACTTTATTGCTGATCATTGTTCCTGTAATAATCTTTTGTGTGTTTGTTGTGAGGCATCTTCGCCATGAATTTTCACCGGACAATGCAGGGTATGCGATTCTGGTGGTAGCTATTATCTTTACTATATAT GTGTtggttcttctttttctcacatCAGCCAGGGACCCGGGTATTATTCCACGTAATTCACATCCTCCAGAAGAGGAGTTTCGGTATGATTCTTCAGTGTCAGCTGAGGTTGGGGGAAGACAAACACCGAGCCTCCAGTTCCCACGGACAAAAGAATTTATGGTTAATGGCATTCCTGTTCGGGTTAAGTATTGTGATACGTGCATGCTTTACCGTCCTCCTCGCTGCTCCCATTGCTCCATTTGTAACAATTGTGTGGATCGATTTGATCATCATTGCCCTTGGGTGGGCCAGTGCATTGGACTG CGCAACTACCGTTACTTCTTTATGTTCGTTTCTTCATCGACTCTTCTTTGCATCTACGTGTTTTCTATTTCAGCCTTGTACATTAAGGTTTTGATGGATGATTACCATAGCACAGTCTGGAAGGCAATGAAAGAATCTCCTGCGTCTGTCATTCTAATGGCCTATTCTTTTATTTCCCTATGGTTTGTTGGTGGACTTACTGGCTTCCATTTGTACCTCATTGGAACAAACCAG ACTACATATGAAAATTTCCGGTACAGAGCTGACAGCAGGATCAATGTCTACAACCGTggttgttttgataattttcttgaaGTCTTTTGCACAAAGGTTAAGCCTTCAAGGAACAACTTCAGGGCTTTTGTTGAAGAGGAAGTACAACAAAGACCCACATTGCCCAGCACTCAGGAAACAGATGTAGAAGATTCTGTTGGAGATCCACGTTCCAAGGTTGAAGATGACCTAGATATTGGTGAAGATATATTGAAGATCTCCCAGCGTCGTAATGTTGAAGAAATTGATGAAGACATATGCAGCAGAGGGAGCAACGCACCTCCTCATAATACATCAGAGGTGGATTTAGCATTGAGTTCAGATCATCGAGCCCCCACGATTCGATCGGATACTAGACATTCAAGCTGGGGAAGGAGAAGTGGGAGCTGGGAAATTGCACCCGAGATCCTTGCCAACTCTACAGTCACTGAAAGCAGAGCCTTTACCACTCCTAAGGAACCATACCAATGA